One genomic region from Microcoleus sp. FACHB-672 encodes:
- a CDS encoding tetratricopeptide repeat protein, protein MSYLEKEYDMSRRKRTQRIQQVFAVVGILGFAGSMIFGSAELFGSAFDKPTQQTTDAALAESPLAWQARGYEMVLQREPENQTALEGLVNVRLQMKDTKGATAPLEKLIKLHPDRQDYKALLAQVKQPVNQP, encoded by the coding sequence ATGAGTTATCTGGAAAAAGAGTATGATATGTCCCGCCGCAAGCGGACTCAGCGGATTCAGCAGGTTTTTGCAGTTGTCGGAATCCTAGGGTTTGCCGGTTCTATGATATTTGGCAGCGCTGAACTATTTGGGAGTGCTTTTGACAAGCCAACTCAGCAAACAACAGATGCAGCGCTGGCGGAATCACCACTCGCTTGGCAAGCGCGGGGCTATGAAATGGTATTGCAGCGGGAACCAGAGAACCAAACAGCACTGGAAGGACTGGTAAATGTTCGGCTGCAAATGAAGGACACTAAGGGGGCAACAGCACCTTTAGAAAAACTTATCAAGCTGCATCCTGACCGACAAGATTATAAAGCACTATTGGCTCAAGTCAAGCAGCCGGTAAACCAGCCT